From Streptomyces fungicidicus, one genomic window encodes:
- a CDS encoding glycosyltransferase: MRILLWHVHGSWTTAFVQGPHTYVVPVTPDRGPDGLGRARTFDWPDSVVEVPPERLREEDVDAVVLQRPHELALVDRWLGRRPPLVYLEHNAPHGDVPDTRHPAADIPGVTLVHVTHFNHLMWDGRGTPATVIEHGIVDPGPLWTGELPHAAVVVNEPVRRGRTTGTDLLPAFARAAPLDVFGMGTDGLAGHLGLPAGRCRTHELTQAALHEALARRRVYVHPVRWTSLGLSLLEAMHLGMPVVALATTEVTEAVPAGAGVVSNRLGVLTDAVRDFVADPAHARRTGERARTAALARYGLPRFLDDWERLLKEVTR, translated from the coding sequence ATGAGGATCCTGCTGTGGCATGTACACGGTTCGTGGACCACGGCCTTCGTCCAGGGCCCGCACACCTACGTCGTCCCCGTCACCCCGGACCGCGGACCCGACGGACTGGGCCGCGCCCGCACCTTCGACTGGCCCGACTCCGTCGTCGAGGTGCCCCCGGAGCGTCTCCGCGAGGAGGACGTCGACGCCGTCGTCCTGCAGCGGCCGCACGAACTCGCCCTCGTCGACCGCTGGCTGGGCCGCCGCCCGCCCCTGGTCTACCTCGAGCACAACGCCCCGCACGGTGACGTCCCCGACACCCGCCACCCCGCGGCGGACATCCCCGGCGTCACCCTCGTCCACGTCACCCACTTCAACCATCTGATGTGGGACGGCCGCGGCACCCCCGCCACCGTCATCGAGCACGGCATCGTCGACCCCGGCCCCCTGTGGACCGGCGAGCTGCCGCACGCCGCCGTCGTCGTCAACGAGCCGGTGCGGCGCGGCCGGACCACCGGCACCGACCTGCTCCCGGCCTTCGCCCGCGCCGCGCCGCTCGACGTCTTCGGCATGGGCACCGACGGCCTCGCCGGCCACCTCGGCCTGCCCGCCGGCCGCTGCCGCACGCACGAACTCACCCAGGCCGCGCTGCACGAGGCGCTGGCCCGCCGCCGGGTCTACGTCCACCCCGTGCGCTGGACCTCCCTCGGCCTCTCCCTGCTGGAGGCCATGCACCTCGGCATGCCCGTCGTCGCCCTCGCCACCACCGAGGTCACCGAGGCGGTACCGGCCGGCGCCGGCGTGGTGTCCAACCGCCTCGGCGTACTGACCGACGCCGTACGGGACTTCGTGGCCGACCCGGCGCACGCCCGCCGCACCGGCGAGCGCGCCCGCACGGCGGCGCTCGCCCGCTACGGGCTGCCCCGCTTCCTGGACGACTGGGAACGGCTGCTGAAGGAGGTGACCCGGTGA
- a CDS encoding D-glycero-alpha-D-manno-heptose-1,7-bisphosphate 7-phosphatase has product MSPVKAVLFDRDGTLVHDVPYNADPALVRPVDGAREALDALRARGVRTGVVTNQSGIGRGLLTDADARRVNRRVEELLGPFDVWAMCPHAPDDGCHCRKPRPGMILWAAGRVCASPADCVVVGDIGADVEAARRAGAHAVLVPTPETRAQEVSAAPHVAPDLRTAVRMLLTAPPWDRPGAAGPGTGRRPERRPM; this is encoded by the coding sequence GTGAGCCCGGTGAAGGCGGTGCTGTTCGACCGCGACGGCACGCTGGTGCACGACGTCCCCTACAACGCCGACCCCGCCCTGGTGCGGCCCGTCGACGGCGCCCGCGAGGCGCTCGACGCGCTCCGCGCGCGGGGCGTGCGCACCGGCGTCGTCACCAACCAGTCCGGCATCGGGCGCGGACTGCTCACCGACGCCGACGCCCGCCGCGTCAACCGGCGCGTCGAGGAACTCCTCGGCCCGTTCGACGTCTGGGCCATGTGCCCGCACGCCCCCGACGACGGCTGCCACTGCCGCAAACCCCGCCCGGGCATGATCCTCTGGGCCGCCGGCCGTGTCTGCGCGAGCCCCGCCGACTGCGTCGTCGTCGGCGACATCGGCGCCGACGTGGAGGCCGCCCGCCGGGCCGGCGCGCACGCCGTCCTCGTGCCCACACCGGAAACCCGCGCCCAGGAGGTGAGCGCCGCGCCCCACGTCGCCCCGGACCTGCGGACGGCCGTCCGCATGCTCCTGACCGCCCCGCCCTGGGACCGGCCCGGCGCGGCCGGCCCCGGGACCGGGCGACGGCCCGAGCGGAGGCCGATGTGA
- a CDS encoding glycosyltransferase family 9 protein, producing the protein MSAGARPRVLVLRALGLGDLLAGVPALRALRREFPGHEVVLAAPAGLAPVAAATGAVDRVLPASAPGRAVPRTLDWTGPPPDVAVDLHGNGPPSHRLLQRLRPPRLLAFAHPSTPEIEGPPWYADEHERDRWCRLLRSYGIDADPTDLLLARPRSVSPAPGAVVLHPGAGAPARRWPVERYAAVAGALRGHGQRVVVTGGAGEEDLVARLAKEARLPDTDVLAGGLPFGRLSALVAGARAVVSGDTGIAHLAVAHATPTVTLFGPVPPARWGPPAQPRHIPLWHGPEGDPHGRSPDPALLRVTPDEVLHALDRLPTRPDPAP; encoded by the coding sequence GTGAGCGCCGGCGCCCGCCCGCGGGTCCTGGTGCTGCGCGCCCTCGGGCTCGGTGATCTGCTCGCCGGGGTGCCCGCGCTGCGGGCGCTGCGGCGGGAGTTCCCCGGACACGAGGTCGTACTGGCGGCGCCCGCCGGGCTCGCCCCGGTCGCCGCCGCCACGGGAGCGGTCGACCGGGTGCTGCCGGCCTCCGCCCCCGGGCGGGCGGTACCCCGCACCCTCGACTGGACCGGCCCGCCCCCGGACGTCGCCGTGGACCTGCACGGCAACGGCCCGCCCAGCCACCGCCTGCTGCAGCGCCTGCGCCCCCCGCGGCTGCTCGCGTTCGCCCACCCGTCGACCCCGGAGATCGAGGGCCCGCCCTGGTACGCGGACGAGCACGAACGGGACCGCTGGTGCCGTCTGCTCCGCTCGTACGGCATCGACGCCGACCCCACCGACCTGCTGCTGGCCCGCCCGCGATCCGTGTCCCCCGCGCCCGGTGCCGTCGTCCTGCACCCCGGCGCGGGAGCCCCCGCACGCCGCTGGCCCGTGGAGCGGTACGCGGCCGTCGCCGGCGCCCTGCGCGGGCACGGGCAGCGGGTCGTGGTCACCGGGGGAGCGGGCGAGGAGGACCTGGTGGCGCGGCTCGCCAAGGAGGCCCGGCTGCCCGACACCGACGTCCTCGCCGGCGGCCTGCCCTTCGGCCGGCTCTCCGCGCTCGTCGCCGGCGCCCGCGCCGTCGTCAGCGGCGACACCGGCATCGCCCACCTGGCGGTCGCCCACGCCACCCCCACCGTCACCCTCTTCGGCCCGGTCCCGCCCGCCCGCTGGGGCCCGCCCGCGCAACCCCGCCACATCCCGCTGTGGCACGGCCCGGAGGGCGACCCGCACGGCCGGAGCCCCGACCCCGCACTCCTGCGCGTCACCCCCGACGAGGTCCTGCACGCCCTCGACCGGCTGCCCACCCGACCGGACCCCGCGCCATGA
- a CDS encoding glycosyltransferase family 2 protein, whose translation MTGARRVGVVIATRDRRDRLAVTLSRLRELPERPEILVVDNASTDGTREMVARDFPGVRVLALPVNHGALARNHGARALRTPYVAFSDDDSWWAAGALARAAELFDAHPRLGLIAGRTLVGPAAHSDPLNAVLAGSPLGPAPDLPGTQVLGFLACGAVVRRRAHLDAGGFHRLLFFGGEETLLAYDLAARGWGVTHCPEVVAHHHPAPSPRHGRPALQRRNELLTAWLRRPVPYALSRTAALAAEARADQQARRALREALARLPSALRERRPLPPHVERAARLLQPEGATV comes from the coding sequence ATGACCGGTGCGCGGCGCGTCGGCGTCGTCATCGCCACCCGCGACCGCCGCGACCGGCTCGCGGTCACCCTCAGCCGGTTGCGCGAGCTGCCCGAACGGCCCGAGATCCTCGTCGTCGACAACGCCTCCACCGACGGCACCCGGGAGATGGTCGCCCGGGACTTCCCCGGCGTGCGCGTGCTGGCGCTGCCCGTCAACCACGGCGCCCTCGCCCGCAACCACGGGGCCCGCGCCCTGCGCACCCCTTACGTGGCGTTCAGCGACGACGACTCCTGGTGGGCGGCCGGCGCCCTCGCCCGGGCGGCGGAGCTGTTCGACGCCCACCCCCGGCTCGGCCTGATCGCCGGCCGCACCCTCGTCGGCCCCGCCGCCCACTCCGACCCGCTCAACGCCGTGCTCGCCGGCTCCCCGCTCGGTCCCGCCCCCGACCTCCCCGGCACCCAGGTGCTCGGCTTCCTCGCCTGCGGCGCCGTCGTCCGCCGCCGGGCGCACCTCGACGCCGGCGGCTTCCACCGGCTGCTGTTCTTCGGCGGGGAGGAGACCCTGCTCGCCTACGACCTGGCCGCCCGCGGCTGGGGCGTCACCCACTGCCCCGAGGTCGTCGCCCACCACCACCCGGCGCCCTCGCCCCGCCACGGCCGACCGGCGCTCCAGCGCCGCAACGAACTCCTCACCGCGTGGCTGCGCCGCCCCGTCCCGTACGCCCTCTCCCGCACCGCGGCCCTCGCGGCCGAGGCGCGCGCCGACCAGCAGGCCCGGCGCGCCCTGCGGGAGGCCCTCGCCCGGCTGCCGTCGGCCCTGCGCGAGCGCAGGCCGCTGCCCCCGCACGTGGAACGGGCCGCCCGCCTCCTGCAGCCGGAAGGGGCGACCGTATGA
- a CDS encoding glycosyltransferase family 9 protein encodes MKALVTRLDSFGDVLLAGPAVRAVAARADTVTLLCGPHGAPAARLLPGVDEILVWDSPWTGFQPPRVDRADIDGLVAAVDADSALILTSFHQSPLPTALLLRLAGVGFIAADSEDYPGSLLDVRHHRAPHAHEAEAALDLAEAAGFPRVDDGRLRVLPPPAAGPLTGPGEYVVVHPGASVPARAWSPGRCAQAVRELTAAGRRVVVTGGAGERDLTAYVAGDAAVDLGGRTGAAELAGVLAGAACVVTGNTGPAHLAAAVDTPVVSLFAPVVPAERWRPYGVPYVLLGDQDAPCAGTRARRCPVPGHPCLDTVTALDVVAAVDKLVEAP; translated from the coding sequence GTGAAGGCGCTCGTGACCCGGCTCGACAGCTTCGGCGACGTGCTGCTCGCCGGGCCCGCCGTGCGGGCGGTCGCCGCTCGCGCCGACACCGTCACCCTGCTGTGCGGGCCGCACGGGGCGCCCGCCGCGCGGCTGCTGCCCGGAGTGGACGAGATCCTCGTCTGGGACTCGCCGTGGACCGGCTTCCAGCCGCCCCGCGTCGACCGGGCCGACATCGACGGCCTCGTCGCCGCCGTCGACGCCGACAGCGCGCTGATCCTGACCTCCTTCCACCAGTCCCCGCTGCCCACCGCCCTGCTGCTGCGCCTCGCCGGCGTCGGCTTCATCGCCGCCGACAGCGAGGATTACCCCGGCTCCCTCCTCGACGTGCGCCACCACCGCGCCCCCCACGCCCACGAGGCCGAGGCGGCGCTGGACCTGGCCGAGGCCGCCGGCTTCCCCCGCGTCGACGACGGACGGCTGCGCGTGCTCCCGCCGCCCGCGGCCGGCCCGCTGACCGGCCCCGGGGAGTACGTCGTGGTCCACCCCGGCGCCAGCGTCCCGGCCCGCGCCTGGAGCCCCGGACGGTGCGCGCAGGCGGTACGCGAACTCACCGCCGCCGGACGCCGGGTGGTGGTCACCGGCGGGGCGGGCGAGCGGGACCTGACCGCGTACGTCGCCGGCGACGCGGCCGTCGACCTCGGCGGCCGCACCGGCGCCGCCGAACTCGCGGGGGTGCTCGCCGGGGCCGCATGCGTGGTCACCGGCAACACCGGCCCCGCCCATCTCGCCGCCGCCGTCGACACCCCCGTGGTGTCCCTGTTCGCGCCGGTCGTCCCCGCCGAACGCTGGCGGCCGTACGGGGTGCCGTACGTGCTGCTCGGCGACCAGGACGCGCCCTGCGCGGGGACCCGCGCCCGGCGCTGCCCCGTACCGGGCCACCCCTGCCTGGACACCGTGACCGCGCTCGACGTCGTCGCGGCGGTCGACAAGCTCGTGGAGGCGCCATGA